TTGGTTGTTGCCATGAGCTAACCGGAAACGGAAATCGTTCCATTGTTTACTTTCCGGTGAATGGAATTCCAGCAATTGCATCATTTGTTCATTGATATTTAGTGTAACTTATAATTGTAATTAGTTGCGCTAGTTGATATTAGAGTGCAATAGCAATTGCAGTTTATTTCAacctgtatttttttattttttttaaacaaaaaataaatacttagGAAATAgtgtcattttcatttcattgtaaGAATATTACAAATATTGTCAACTTGCTTTATTGCTTCATCACATATTAGTATCATTACTGGTGTATGCATAGTTGAAACTGTACATTTTCTGAGCGACTGGATATATTACAAGCATATTTTGGTTTACCGTAAAGCTTTTATACTTCCTAAAGAGCGCACCTGTAGCAATACCGTATTTACTCTAAAGCAATTAGTAAATAATTTAGTACAGTAAACCAAATACACTGAAAACTATTTCAGTTTCTTTTCAACTTAGTGCTATCAGGGTGATTAAAAACTTTGCCAATAATTGTTTTTGGAGAATAATCATTTAATGTCTTTGTTTCTACATTAGTTGTGTTCTAGCCTAGCCAGTGCACGAGTTCCTTCACCCGGAGGTATCTGACCTTGAGGGTACAGAGGAGACGTGCATTGCGGTCGGGCAGTCGCAGTGAGCACAGGGACTATCGGTTCTCCGGCATCGCTGGGGATCGCGCAGTCGCAGTGAGCAGAGGGACTATCGGTTCTCCGGCAACGCTGGGGATTGCGCATAACCTGCATCATACTTTACCGGCAGTGTCTGGTTGAGTTGAGGTTATAGGTATAAACCCAATCCATTTCCTGTAATAGTTGCCTATTATCCTTGAGTCATTAAAATAATTGCATACCATTAAATACTATTCATACTGGGTCTCTATCATTACTGAGAGTTATCTACGGCTATAATAACCGGCATTAAATACTGGGTGTTATATTTTGGATACATAAATTTTTGGTGTTTATGGCCatttgttttataacatttatgtctatttgattccatttttgtgtgttcatttttatTAGGTTGAGAAATAGATTTACTATTTAGTATTGTTCGTGATTGAAACCTATTCCtttcaacaatttaatattattacacTTGAGTCATTTAGATAACCACACactattgaacaatatttatacttGACCCTATTAATAATCACAGTCACTAAAGAACAAATACCCGGTACCAAATACTGGGTGTTACATTTTCTAGTATATGTTATTTGAGTTGTGATGgccattaatttgttttattacacTTGTGCGTATTTGCTCCCATTTTTGATTGGGTGGAGAAAGAGTATTTATTGATTGTATGGTGGGGTGTGAGTGTGATAAATTTAGAAATTAAAAGTATTTGTGAGTCAGGAATATTTAATAATTGACCAGTTTTACATATCATAGCATTTCAATTCCAAGTGTGTGTGTATAGTTACGTGCAATATTACAAGTATTTTTAGTTAGACCAAACTTAGACAGTAAATTGACATTAAGTGACATACCATGGCTGACTGAACTATTGATACGGGTACAACTTATTCTGGGGAACTGAAACAGTTGCAACAAAACGTGCAACCCCAACCACCATCCCCTTACCAATACCCATCTGTGCAACAAACTGGTCTGTACCCACAACCAACTCAAGTACAGACACAACCACAACAACCATTGCCATACCAGTACCCGGCGCAACCAGCTGGTCCGTACCAACCTCAACAAATTCAACAGCCATACCCTGGGCAACCAATGCAGTTCCCACCATGGCAGGAAGGACCGCCACAAAATGGGTCCCCATACAGGTGGTACCCTTATCCGCAGTGGTACCCGGCCCAAGGACAGTTACAGCCTTTCACTTATATGGAGGGGCACCAAGGAATCGGAATACAAGTTGGTGTAACAAACCATGGATTCGCACCGGCAGGTACAAATGTTCAACCGGCAGGCTCACATGTACAAACAAATGTTCCGCCGTCAGGCACAAGTGTACAACTTAATGTTTTACCTGCAGGTACAAATGTACAACCCAATGTTCAACCGGCAATTAAGGGCGTCATCGTTCCCGAACGAGAGAATATTGCTGGTCGAACCCACCGACATGATGACAGACGACAAAGGTTGACCCAACAACCAAAGACACTTGTGTATAGTGGAAAGGGTAGTTGGAAGTCGTTTAAAAGCAAGTTTAGCCGCTATGTGGTGGTGAATGATTGGATTGAAAGGGAGAAGAAGGATTATTTGTGCTTGTGTCTCACTGACACGGCGAGGGATTACCATACACTTATTACCGATAAGACACCAAATATTACCTACAACGCAATCATGGAGAAATTGGAGAGGCGTTTTGGTTGCCAGGAACTCCCCGAAACAGCCATGATTAAGTTTTCAAAAAACAGTTATTATCAGAAGACGAGATTAAAGAGGGTGACCTCCAACTCGCGGAGAGCACGCCGAAAATGAAAGCAGTCGCTGAAGACAGTAACAAGTTCAGAAGTTGTTATTCGTCCGCCTATGTTACGGCTAACCAGTCCGTAGAAGGTAGCCCGGCCAATGTACCTGTGAGACAGCTGATTGAGATCCCCGTCCGTTCACCGAACAATCAGACAGAGGCAGGTGATGTCACGTCTTGGGCCTCTGGTTCCCGCACTTCATCCATCAGCTCTGCGACAAATAAGGGCTCATTCCGCACCAACATGAGCTTCAGTCACATGCAGGACAGCCTCTCATCTGATCTTCACTCAGAGATGGATGAAATTGAGATGGACCTGAACAACGTCTCCAAGAGGGACCTGATGGGCGTATACAAAGACGTGGTACAAGAACGAGATAAGTTAAAGTCGACGATGATTCAGTGTCAAGACCGCGCTTCCCGACGTATCTCGGAGCTGAAAAATCAGATAGCCATGGGACAGCAGGCAAAGATAATAGAACTCCTGAAAGAGAGCAAAGAACAGCAGGCGGCTATGCTAACCGATAAAGCACGCGTTGACCAAGAATTAAGGGAGCTGCAAGCCCAGTTTCAAAAACTGCAGAGTTCCCTCGAGAGTAAGTTACAGCAGCAGGTACAACAGGCACGGGAGATGATAGAACAGttagagacagacagacagatagcaATTGCAGAGGTGAAGCAGCAAGTTCATGATGAAGACATCTTAAGATTTAGGTCACAGGCACAGTCACTCGGTCAGGAGTACACGCAACTGAAGGAACACGTTGACAAAATGGAGAAAGCTTCAACAAATCATTTGGAAAAAGCCCGTGCAAATCAGTTGGCGAAAGctcgtgcaatcttcaagcggTTAAAAGCAGAGAAGTCGGAGGCGATTGCTAAGAGTGAGTCGAGACTGAAGGAATATGAGAACAAAATGAAAGTGGAGAAGGAGAACCTGCAGAAACAGGGCAATGACTTCCAGAATATGGAACGAGAAGTTAACCAATTGCAAACGAGACTGGCACAAAGTGAGGAGAATTTCAGAAAGATGAATGAACAACACATCCGCACACTTCTGGAGAGAAGTGAGTTGGGTATGTTGGTCCGTCAGATGCAGGCTGAGGCCGATAGACAGAAGGAGGAGTACGAGAGACCGTTAGGCGAAGCTGGTCACATGTCAGATGCTTGTCTTGCCCAGTTGGCTGCGTACCATGAGAAACACGAAGTGGAGATCCTGACCCAGCATCAGACGAGTTTGCAGGAGAAGGCTGAAGAACATGCAGCACACCATCAGGAGGTAGTCAATGGATACAAGGCTCAGATAAAGGCTGCTATTGAAGACCAAGCGAGGGTCTTTGAGTAAGCCATTCAGGCCACTGAGGTACAAAAGGCTCCTGAAGGGGGACAAGAGCAGTTGGACAAAGTCAACAGACCAAGTGAAGACCAAGCGAGGTTCAGTGAATCAGTCAGTCCGTCGACTGAGTTACAGACGGTTCTGGAAGAGGGACAAGTGCAGTTGGACAAACTCATCATCACACTGAACACTCCCAGAGCAGACCTCAAAAGCTGGAGCAAAGTGGCATGAAGTTCAAAACCAAGATGTTTAATCATAGGGCAGGAGCAAGGAACGGCAATCCTGATGCTTTGTGCAGGAAAACCATCGTGGATGATCGTCTAGAGTATCAACTTGGTTATGAGTTGGAGGACGTAGATGATGTGGTCCCCTTGTCAAAATCATGGAAAGAAAGACATGAGAAGACACGGGAAGTATGGGATCCGGGTATAGTCAATACGAAGGTTATAAACAAGGTGGATGATCCGGTCTATATGCTGGATACTTCACACTAGAAAGCGAAATAACAAACTATATGTGGGTGATCCGGTCTATATGCTGGATACTTCACACTAAAAAGCGAAATAAAACACTATATGTGGATGATCCGGTCTATATGCTGGATACTTAACACTAGAAAGCGAAATAGCACAAACTATCTGTGGGTGATCCGGTCTATATGCTGGATATCGCGCACTAGAAAACGAAATAATACAAACTATCGGTTAAATGGGACGGACCGGGAAGGGTGACACGGCTAATATCTCCTTATCTGTACATCATAATGCATAAGAATGTGGTCAAAATTAATCCCCAAAATGGGCAAGTAAAGAAATTGACCGACTGACTGGACAATTAGGTGACAGTGATGAAACCTTATAATGTATGTGTGTAGACAGCCAGATGACAGTTTTATGACCAAGTGCGATTGGTGAGATATTTGGTTTCATGGGAGATGTGTCAATGTAAGTGAGGAGGAAGGTGTGAGGATGAAGTGTCCAAATTGTGTAAAACTGTAACTCACACTTTGGGCTGAAATACTTGAAAAAGTGGTTATTTGTTTTAGCATGTCTGACTCCGGCTCGGCAACTGAAAGTCCTAAAAGAGGGTGGAGGGAGTATATGGAGAAGACTGCCCGGGTGGTACAGGAGATAGAACAGGCTAATGCAGAAGGCCGACTCCAGTATGGCACGGCAAGAGAGCTGGTGTATGCCCTGGGTCAAGTCCACTCCTCAAGGTTGGAGCAAGACAAGCGTCATGAGCTACTGAAAGGGCAATATGACATTGCAGTGAAGCAGCAGAAGTTCCGTTTTGTTGCTGATCTACGCTACAGAGCGAATGTCATTTGCTCGAAGGAATTTGTTTCGAAGGCATTCGGCAAACCTGTGGCCAAGCAAAAGGGTCTAGGATTGTCACTGATTGCGCGTCCAAGAGGTGGTAAGGTGTTGCAGACAGCTGGACGGCTGAGTACCTTCTCGGGTCTACAGTCCGGGTTTCCAGCCTTACCCGCTACGGCATCAAAAGTCCCGGCAACTGTTTCGCTGGGAGAGATCAAGATAGAGAAGGCTTCTGGGGACGACGAAGTGCTGCCCATGGAAACCGAGGTCCTTTTGGTTATAGCGCAGGAAGAAGATGACCTGTCAACTTTTTCTGTCTTCACTGCGTTGGACGAAGTGGGACAGTTCTCCGTCGTTGATGAAGTGGGGCAGTGTGAAGACACCCCGCTGATCAAGACAGAAGTAATTTCTGTTTCAAGCGACTCTGATACAGAAGGACGTGCTCCGGTGGAGGGGAGCCGACCTTGGTTGGAGTCTCTAATACTGGGGTAACTAGGGTCCCGGTCGAGGCTGGGAACTTGGCACCATTTGTAATCCCAACACAGGTGTTTACCAATAGTTCCTATGTTGCGAGGGAGCCACGGAAAAGGAGTTATTAGATGAGGGAGGAACCAGCCGAATCGACACCAGTTTTGCCAGAGTGTGTGCCGGTGAGGAAAGTCCTGAAACCCTCAGTTTGGACCAGACTGGGTAATCGCATGGAAGAGCCCATGATAAAGAAACGATCGTCCCGTTGTCCGTTAATGGGATGTACGTCAGATTCTCGCCATTTAAGCCGACATGTCTACCAGAGGCATCTTCCTGAGCGATTTCAGCTAGGCAATTTGGCGAATCCGGCTTGGCAGGTAGCTAGGTTGCGAGGGCTTAGATGGCTCCCTCTACAGCTCGTCGGAGACGATCAGCTTGGTACCCTGCTAGACTTTGCCCAGAAACATGACTTACGAATCAACGCGGAGGTAGCTCTATCTGAAGTAGATAGACAGTGGTTGTCCGAGTTCGCCCGTCAATAAGGATGGCCGGAAGTGGACTTCAACATTCAACGTCTGAACTCGCAGGCTCTTCTTGCCCATTGGCGTGTCCTTCTTGGTCTGCTGAAACACATTCCAAGGGATCGGCAAGTTTACTTCTTCAACCTGGACAATCAGGGTACCTCTAGTACCGTCCCGGCTGTGGCTGGGTTACATGTTCAAATACCCGACGTGGAGCATCAAAGTGCCCCAACACCCGCGGTTGTGGCGGTGACTGAACCTGCAGGAAGTGGAACGGCTCATGCTGTTTCTAATGTACGGAACATGTCTATCAGGGAGTATCTGGTAGTATCTGGACAGGCAAACCTCTCGTTGGCTAGGGGGAGCACATCCCAGGCGCCAGTGCGACCAGTAACGACCAGGATTTCGGCCTTCGATTCTCATTTTCACCTAGTCTCTAGTGAAATTGGGTTTGCCGTATTACTCAGATATCCGGACCATTCTGGATGCAGATGTAGGGATCAGACCCCAAGTTGAAGTGGATGTGGTAGGAGGTGTCCTGATCTATTGTGACCCCGAGACCTACCCAACATCTTTCCCGGCTCAGGCTGGGTTTGGTGTCGCGGTGGGATTACATCCCCGGAAAGCAGCACGATTCAATCCTGAGCTCTACCGTCATTTAAAGCAGCTCCTGAGGAACGAAAGAGTAGTGGCACTGGGAGAAGTTGGGTTGGACCGAACCGAGCCATCAGATACTTGGGGGCTACAGGAGGAAGTTCTGACAGGGATACTAGAGTTGTCATCCCCTTGTCAACCAATCATCCTTCATATCCGGGATGGGGAGGATCGGCAGTCCGGAGTGCTGTATCTGGAATGTCTTGAATTGTTAAATCCCAATGTTGCTCGGACGCAGAAAGTGGTGCTGCATTGTTTCACCGGCGCGCAAGAGGTAGTGGTTAGCTGGTGTAAGGCGTTCCCTAATTGTTTCTTCAGTTACTCAGGACAAGCCCGGCTTTTCACGGAGGCGCAGAAACAGGCAGTACGGAGGGTCCCGGCGAACAGGCTGTTGATAGAAACTGACTCGCCATACTTTCGAACAGCTGGGGCTCGGATGTGCACTCTATCCTTTTTAGGGGCGTCGCCAACGTTATTGCGTCATATCGGGATGGCGAGGTCAGGGACGTGTGCCAGCTGACCTTGAGGAATTCCACTCAACTGTTTGGGCTAGAAATAGCATAATGTAATATGACATTTGTTTGGCCAATTATCGGATTTTGAATAcggagttttaatattttaatgtttaggaCATTTATTGTTACAGAAAGGAAACACAACTGAAGTGTATAGACAATGAATGGAAGTGAAAGTTTGAAAAAACTCCGTTGTTAAATATAAAGTTAAAGAAAAACTATATGCTGGGCACAATTTACTAATCTAGTCTGTTATAGTGGACAATTAATGGAGCATTGCAAAATTGAATACAATATAAAGTATCACCAGGGCCCGGAACTTTAGTGTAGGTCAAATTTTTGATGAAGTAACAGGTTACCAAGACTGAAAAAGGACTCTATGTCTCTTTCCCGTTGGATAAAATGGGAGGGGGAGTGTGGtaaatttactggtgtgtaaccggaACAGTACGGTGGAGGCTAATCGATTGACCGGAAACCAATGCAAATAATCGACAGTCATACTGTAGCCTTATTACTAGACGGACGTCTAATATTGAATCTGTATTCATCCTATGTTGTGTGTGTCTACATTCCTGGCCTGAGGGATCCAGGAACAGATACAGCTTTATTTCAGGTAAGTACTACCAGTATTTACTTCAATATGTAAAAATCTTAAGTGAATCCGGTCTAAGatatcaatatattgaaaaagtaaacaaACGTCGCATGGGAATACAAAAAAAGGTAATAACATATGCCGACCGGTTTCgcacagctcatcagggcatataaaatatacaacaataacgTCAAATTGTCAAAGTAACAACGTCAAATTACGTTACTTATATTATGACGTCAAACGTCAAATTATAACATTGAATTTAACAGGGGCTTAAATAAATCGATAAaaattgttcttttgctaacctagttgAAACAGATTCCGAATATAacttataaaatgttaatattttaaatgttggttCCATTTAAGAACATTCATCAAAATGTTTGCTTAATGGCATTTTTCTTGTTGAGGGATCGCGCaattgttgttatatatatatatatatactcattccatgttttaatgaaatccgccaaagcacttccaagaaatggctccggacacaaatgtaccggacggacggatggtcggaaggacggacaacgccaaaacaatatcccttcgcctatggcgggggataacaaggccGCTTTGCACAGATGAGAAAACATCCCTGTTATAAAATTAAATTGCACCTGAAGAGGAGGTATAAATTCAAATAGAAATTATTGTATTGATTATATGTCAATCATGTTTATTGagacttttttaaataaaggatttgattttcaaaaaatgctttccttcttcatcaaACATAATGCATTTCTGAAGTATAAATGTAACTCGTGGGTTTATCAACAACAAGATGTGTTCTCTTTCTAATCAGGGGTTCTTTAATGAGTTACAGAATTTACAGAATATCGAACCGTGATTCTTTTCCAGATTGGTATTGGTAActgaaaagaatacaaaataatatatagtattacatAATATAAATTACATGAATGCTGTAATAATAacctatatattaataataataatagacatGACATTCTAGTTGCCGACTATCATTAGAACCAACAAAgcatctgaaatcaatacaaatgtataaaacaagataaaacatgataaaacatatacaatgacGTCACATAACATTGAACACATTAAATACATGGACCTTACCGATTTAGGGAATCGAATACCTCTCACAGTCTCTCAATCACGACTTCTTTAGTTGTGCGTTTGCTGCAAATTAATATACATGCAAATATTATTAAGTGTCATTTAGTATAACTTGTTTTTAAGTAAAAGATAAGACAAATGTACCATTGAGCTGTTATTTCCGGAATCGCGAAAACATGTGATGCTTAACATCTAAATACTTTAAATCATTATAGAAATACAAAACCATATGAATGCAGTTCACTACAAACATAAATCCACAAAATACTATACCTCGAAACCAAATGCTAAGatgtattaaacaaatacaatggACTCTGCAATCTGAACAagtctttcttgtttaaacttttctCTCAACTGCCAGAAATGACCACGTGACCAATTTATACGAGACAACGAAAGTAAAATTACCCAAAAGATTAAGgttacaaatcaacattaaacaTTGGTAAAATAACCACAGGGCTACATACTCCCCCTCCTCCGTAAATGACGTCCCGTCATTTCAGTGTCAACACAATTAAATGTCAACGTAAGTCAAGTCacttacaataaaaaatatatacaactattgATAATTAAAGTACAACTACAACTTCCTACTCCAATAACTAACTACAAAGTAATACAAATTATTACTccaatacaattatacaactactACAGCAGTATATATTAATACTCCCcaaaacattttcataaagtactatGACAGAACTTGTTTCAACTTAATGTGTTATaacattatttgtttcaaattgaacaaTCCTCCCTGCCAACTAAAATGTGTTCTCACATTTCTGATGTATGCTAACATAATGTTaactatttaattgataaaaaacaacagcaatataTACAAgatgtttattaaaacaataaaattatttatttcataattgccCCAACAACACTGTGAGCAATTGTACTATCCATATTGTCTAAAATACCAGAATTTAATAAAACAGTCAATGCCTGAAGTTTACTATCATATGGCCTGGCAACCATCTGCTTCATGTAGTAATCTTCAAATCTTACTGGTGGCCGACTTGTTCTTGATGATCTTCGTGGTACAGGTACCGGAACATTTCTCTGTACATCAACTTCTGTACTTCCTACCTCAGTAGTACTCGTTGTATCTATGGTCTGATCTTCAACAGCTTCCGTATTTGAAGGAACGGGTGCTTCAGTATCAGCATCAGTCCTGTTCTCAAGTAGTTGTTCAGCTTCTTGATGAACTTCTTCTGCCTCTACTTCTTCCGCTACATCTTCCACCGGAGGATCTATCCTCTCGTCCACCTCTATCAAATCGATAGCTTCGGTTAAGGTAGAACTCACATCAACTTCATCATCAAGTATAGGATCTTGGGCGTCCCCAATGTGTCTTGTAGAAACTACAAAATCTAATCCGTCTTCTTCCTCCTCTTCCTCTGTGACGTTACGTTTTTCTTTGCTGAAATCATCAAATGATTTACTAATAACCACATCTATATCATGTACATCAATTTCACTTGTATCAGTACCATCCTGACTATCAATCAGAACTAACAAGTTTCTATGTACAGTCTTTTCTCTATCGGAACCCCTTTCTTTCACCTTAAATACTGGAATATCAACTCTAGGTTGATCAATTACAACATATGTTCCCTCTTCGAATTTATCTGCTATTTTGTGTTTGCCGTCAAAAGCCATTTTTCTAACTAGAACATTATCACCAACAGATACTTTTACTGCTTTGGCTTTTTTATCATAAAGCTTCTTTTGTTTCTGTTTAGCTTTATTCACGTGAATTACTAcaatttgttgtgttgttttgatTCTTAATTTTAATTCTTTCATGTAGTCATAAGTGTCCTTGTTTGTATATTCTTCCCTTGATTTTTCAAATGTTATATCTATGGGTAGCTTAGGTTTTCGACCAAACATCAACTCAAATGGTGAAAATCCAGTACTGTCATGAGGAATGCAGTTGTAAGCATAAACTAGTGGATTTACATATTTCTTCCAGTCATTCTTTTGTTCTGGAGCAAGCGTTCCTAGCATATCTAGAAGTGTCCTGTTGAACCTTTCTGGCCCAGCATTTCCTTGTGGATGATAGGGTGTAGTATGACTTTTGTTAATTTTCATAATTTCACAAAGTTCTTTTATTAATTCGCTCTCAAAATTGGCTCCTTGATCTGAGTGCAATCTATTTGGAATATCGTAATGAATGATGAAATGATTATAAAAAACTTCAGCCGTTGTTTTGGCGCTCTGATTCTTGGTAGGAATAGCAAGGGCATACTTTGTGTAGTGATCAGTTACAATAAGTATATTCCCAATGCCTCCTTTTGCTTGTTCTAAACTTAAATAATCAAAGCATACAAGTTCAAGTGGGTAAGATGTTGAAACATTTACAAGAGGAGCTCTGGTGTTAATTGATGACTTTCTCCTCAAACACCTATCACATTTGTCAATCCATTCCTCTACATCTGTTGATGATCTTGGCCAGTAAAACCTATCTCGAAGCAATTTTAAAGTTCTTTCTTTTCCTGGATGTCCAATGTTGTTATGCAATCCCATTAAAACTTCCTTTTTGTAACATTCAGGTTATactaattgttctttttctcCTTCTATATCATGAACTACTCTAAATAAAATTCCTCTTTTAATTTTCAAGTTCTTAAATTGCTTTTTCATTGTTAAATCctcttttgtcataaatgatGTTGGTACTTTGTCGTCAATCACAGCTCTTCTCCATTTATCTATCACATTGTCATTTCTTTGCATTTGTCTTATCTCTCGCATTTCTTTTTGAGCAAGTGTCTGACCATGTTCCTCCCATGTATCTAAGATGTTGATATTGGCCATGGGTAGAACATGACAGAAATCAGCTATCTGAATACAGGAACATATGGCTTTGATTACATCATTTTTTACTTTCACTCTTTCTCCACTATTATGTTCAGTTTCTTGAATCTTTTCATGTGGATATCGGCTCATGCCATCTGCATCAGCATTATTTATGCCGGGTCTATAGGAAATGTCAAAGTCAAATTGACCTAGTGCTGCTACCCAACGTTGTCCCGTAGCATCTACTTTTGCACTAGACAATACATGTGTTAAAGGGTTATTGTCAGTGATGACAGAAAAATGATTCAGAGTTAAATAATCTGCAAATTTTTCTGTGACAGCCCATTTAAGTGCTacaaattcaagtttaaaagcaCTATAATTGCGCTCTGCTTTTGTCAATGATCGACTTGCATAGGCAATAACTCTTTTCTGGTCACCTTGAGTTTGGTACAACACTGCACCTAAAGCCTTGATGGATGCATCAGTGTGTAACTCAAAAGGTTGTTTAAAGTCAGGGTATGCCAATATTGGCGGAGAACAAAGTACAGCTTTCAACTTGTTAAAAACAATTTCT
This is a stretch of genomic DNA from Dreissena polymorpha isolate Duluth1 chromosome 7, UMN_Dpol_1.0, whole genome shotgun sequence. It encodes these proteins:
- the LOC127839898 gene encoding chromosome partition protein Smc-like; translated protein: MKAVAEDSNKFRSCYSSAYVTANQSVEGSPANVPVRQLIEIPVRSPNNQTEAGDVTSWASGSRTSSISSATNKGSFRTNMSFSHMQDSLSSDLHSEMDEIEMDLNNVSKRDLMGVYKDVVQERDKLKSTMIQCQDRASRRISELKNQIAMGQQAKIIELLKESKEQQAAMLTDKARVDQELRELQAQFQKLQSSLESKLQQQVQQAREMIEQLETDRQIAIAEVKQQVHDEDILRFRSQAQSLGQEYTQLKEHVDKMEKASTNHLEKARANQLAKARAIFKRLKAEKSEAIAKSESRLKEYENKMKVEKENLQKQGNDFQNMEREVNQLQTRLAQSEENFRKMNEQHIRTLLERSELGMLVRQMQAEADRQKEEYERPLGEAGHMSDACLAQLAAYHEKHEVEILTQHQTSLQEKAEEHAAHHQEVVNGYKAQIKAAIEDQARVFE
- the LOC127839899 gene encoding uncharacterized protein LOC127839899, with protein sequence MREEPAESTPVLPECVPVRKVLKPSVWTRLGNRMEEPMIKKRSSRCPLMGCTSDSRHLSRHVYQRHLPERFQLGNLANPAWQVARLRGLRWLPLQLVGDDQLGTLLDFAQKHDLRINAEALLAHWRVLLGLLKHIPRDRQVYFFNLDNQGTSSTVPAVAGLHVQIPDVEHQSAPTPAVVAVTEPAGSGTAHAVSNSLVKLGLPYYSDIRTILDADVGIRPQVEVDVVGGVLIYCDPETYPTSFPAQAGFGVAVGLHPRKAARFNPELYRHLKQLLRNERVVALGEVGLDRTEPSDTWGLQEEVLTGILELSSPCQPIILHIRDGEDRQSGVLYLECLELLNPNVARTQKVVLHCFTGAQEVVVSWCKAFPNCFFSYSGQARLFTEAQKQAVRRVPANRLLIETDSPYFRTAGARMCTLSFLGASPTLLRHIGMARSGTCAS